AAAATATCAGAGTTGCAAGCTCGCCACGAGCGGCAGATCCGGCGGCCGGCGTTGGACGACAGCGGTGAGCAGCAACACATCGAGAGAGTGGCAGCGGATATTGGGAAGCACTTCACGCAGGCGCACGCGAGGATCAGCAATATTAGGGCGCAAGTTCGACACGGTATGTGTTATGGTTTGTATGTCATGGGGAGGTAatgtttatagatattttgagTATATTAATCTCTCTATATCTATTTGttcacattgtttttattgtttgccgttataaattgattatactattcttttataaaatactagacgCTCTTCCCGGCCACGCCCGGATATTaagattccttttttatcccAAGGCAGTATtttatcgggataataagtatcctatcacctaagtcagctattaccctgtctgtataagaaatttaaacaaaatctgctcagtagtttcaacgtgattgacggaaaAACACTAGCAGTgtaattgaacaaataaatctttgagttatatagcctataaaacatttttactcatttatactattataccATTATACCTTCCTTTCCAGGTAATAAATCCGAACAGAAACTAGCAAACAATGTAGTTTTAGCTCTAGTGACAACATTACAAGATCTCAGTATAACCTTCCGATCCGCACAATCGAATTATCTCAAATCACTAACATCAAGGGAAGAGCGATCGAATGTTTACTTCGATCTACCTAATTTCGAGGAACTTAGCCTCGATGACAACGAGCTCCTCCCCGGACTAACGAACAACCAGACAGACTTACTGTTCGCATTACCCAGCACGTCTAACTACGAGGAAGAAGGTAGAAATTTGAACCAGAAACAACTCTTGCTCATGGAAGAAGAAAACACCCAAATGATAGCGGAAAGGGAGAAAGAAGTGAACAAAATTGTACGTTCAATAGTCGATCTGAATGACATTTTCAAAGATCTGGCCCACATGGTCCACGAACAAGGGACCATATTGGATCGAATCGATTATAACATCGAACAGACCCAGGTACAAGTTCACGAAGGCTACAAGCAGTTGCAGAAAGCAGAACGGTACCAACGGAAGAATAGAAAGATGCattgtatacttatattagCAGTTGTCGTTATAGTTATGGCAATATTGTTGATTATTGTTAAGAGTTAGCTTAACGCCACGCCCAGGACTGGGTTTGATTAAGGAGCTAGCGAAAACAAGGGATTTCGTAAGCTATTCGATTCTCAGAGGACAATTCGTCAAAGTTTATGACATTTAATGACTTCCATTTATACAAGACTAAAGATATTTCCTTGATTACTCTTAGTATCACAGAATCCAGCTTGATACTTGCTTGCAAAGGTATATAGCAatgagtttaaaatataaaaagtataccatagatattaaaaataagaatagaaTAGATTCTATGTGTCTTATAATCTATGAAGCAATAGATATCATGCAGATACAGACTAACTAAGACaatgatttcatatttaatatgctAAATATTTTCGCAAGTACCCAATtgttactgt
This DNA window, taken from Zerene cesonia ecotype Mississippi chromosome 26, Zerene_cesonia_1.1, whole genome shotgun sequence, encodes the following:
- the LOC119837116 gene encoding syntaxin-16 gives rise to the protein MASRSLTEVFVLMRNNAIHSRQIFSEQANDHEKVRLMRSNSHDMEAGMELRSESDAPPSWSDCLEETHYIISRLKSKISELQARHERQIRRPALDDSGEQQHIERVAADIGKHFTQAHARISNIRAQVRHGNKSEQKLANNVVLALVTTLQDLSITFRSAQSNYLKSLTSREERSNVYFDLPNFEELSLDDNELLPGLTNNQTDLLFALPSTSNYEEEGRNLNQKQLLLMEEENTQMIAEREKEVNKIVRSIVDLNDIFKDLAHMVHEQGTILDRIDYNIEQTQVQVHEGYKQLQKAERYQRKNRKMHCILILAVVVIVMAILLIIVKS